In Vibrio cidicii, the DNA window AACTGATTCAGACAATCTCTGCGTTCTTCATTCTTCTGTTCTTCCTCTTCTACACCAGCTCTGGCTTGGTCGCAGGGGGCAAACTGTTTGAAACGGTATTTGGTTTAGATTACAGCATCGCGGTGATTGTTGGCACTGTGTGTGTCGTATCTTACACCTTGTTTGGTGGCTTTCTCGCGGTATCGTGGACTGACTTAGTGCAAGGCCTACTGATGGCTGCGGCGCTGATGATCGTTCCTGTGGCGGTGATGGAAGGCGGTTTTGGCCAGTTGGCGAGCGACATGCACAACATCAACCCTGAGCTGTTAACCCTTTGGAATGACGTAAAAGGGGAGCCGCTTTCTGCGATTGCGATCATTTCACTGGTTGCGTGGGGGCTGGGTTATTTCGGTCAGCCACACATTCTGGCGCGTTTTAAAGCCACACGTTCAAACCGTGAATTGGGTACGGCACGTCGTATCGCCGTGGGTTGGACTGCGCTTTCGATGGGCGGCGCGATTTTGGTTGGTCTTGTTGGTTTGGTGTGGGTCAATGGCCACCCGGGTACTGAACTGGCTGATGGAGAGAAAATCTTCATGTTGCTGGTCAATACCGTGTTTCATCCAGTAATTGCGGGCATCTTGCTGGCAGCCATTCTGGCGGCCGTAATGAGTACCGCTGACTCGCAGCTGTTGGTTTCTTCTTCAGCCTTAGCGGAAGATTTCTACAAACAAGTCTTCAAACCAAACGCTTCTTCTGAAGAGATCGTCATGGTTGGCCGTATTGGTGTGATTGTTATTTCGGTGGTGGCGCTGTTCTTGGCGATGACGCCAGACAGCTCAGTTCTGGGTCTGGTGTCCTATGCGTGGGCAGGCTTTGGCGCGGCCTTTGGCCCTGCGGTAGTACTCAGCTTGTACTGGCAAGGGATGAACCGCAATGGCGCGTTAGCGGGGATTGTGTTGGGCGGCGTGACTATCGTGGTGTGGAAACAGCTTTCTGGTGGCTGGTTCGATGTGTACGAAATTGTCCCTGGCATCATTCTTTCGACTGCGGCGATTGTGATTGTCAGCAAACTGACGGGCGGCCCTGCGAAGAATGTGGTTGAGCAGCACAAACAGTTCGAACAGAAACTGGTTGAGCTCGACTAAGCTGCCGCTCGATTTACATTGTAAATAGTCAAACCCCGTTCAGTTCGCTGTGCGGGGTTTTTTCTTGTTGAAAGAAAATGACTAATTTGTCGCTATTTTGTCATGCTCTTAACACAAGCAGTACGTTGAACGTTATACTCGCTGCGTAACAAAGTGAGCGCTGACGAGCATAGCTTGCCGATACGCTTCTCACTTTCGATAAAATCAACAATAAATTTTGAATCTGTACCACAAAAATTAAAAGTATCTTTTTTCATGTGGGAAATTTTTGCACAAAATAGGTCACTTTCATTAACTAGTGGTCGGACATCGGAGGAAAGGTCATGCCGGAAATTTACTGCTCAGCTTGTAAAAAGACAACCGCACACAAGGTTATCATGTGTCGTTGTGAGTCACAGCCAGTAGAAAGTTTCACCGGAAGGATCTTGAGCTTTACGCAACTGATGGCCAAGTTCGTCTCGGGTGAGCACTACTACGAAATGGAGCCGCAGCATTTCTGCCGCTACTGCAATCAGAAAAACATCGCGCCAGTGAAGAAGATCCCCGCACCCTCCGTTGTGCAGCACATTTAAATTCGTACCGATACTTTGTCACTTATTAGCCTGAGCTCTCCGCTTGGGCTTTTTGCATGGATTATTTTTAATCGGCATGTGAAACCGTGGCGCCGACGGTTGCTGATCAAAGCGCTGGGCGATTACACTGACAAAAAAGAGAAAAGGACTCAAAGATGCCAGGTTACCAACTCGATCGCATCGATTTACACATATTGCGGATACTGCATCTGAAGGGGCGTCTGCCCGTGGTAGAGCTGGCGAAAATAGTCAACCTCACCACCTCACCTTGTTCTGAGCGAGTTAAGCGACTAGAAAAAGAGGGCTACATCAAAGGCTATCATGCTGAGCTCAATGCGGAAAAGTTGGGGCTGGATGTGCAAGTGTTTATTCATATTCGCCTCGATCAAACCAGTTTTTCTATTTTCGACAAGTTTGCCAAAGCGGTGGCGGATATGCCGGAAATCGAAGAGTGTTACTCTCTTTCGGGTGACTTCGACACCATGATTAAGGTGCGAGTAAAAAGTATGAAAGCCTATCAGGAGTTTATGTCGAGTAAACTGGGCACCTTGCCGGGAGTGATTCAAACTCGCAGTGAAGTAGTGATTGAAGAGCATAAAACGGGTTTTGGCGTTAATCCTGAACTGCTTTCGACCCTATATCAAAAATAGCCTTTCCTGCTCTGCCTTTACACGCCTTTTTCGACCAAGAAAAGTGAAGGCAGTGACGCAAAATTTTCACTGCTTAAACAGAGCCTTGAGCGATTTTGTGCTAGGATGCGGGCACGGTTTATCTTCCCGGAATGCCAATGAACAACTTTCTCAAATTCGTCGCACTGATGCTGGCTTTGGCTGGTGGCTATTCTGCCCAAGACGTTGCCAGCTATTTCTCCGCCAAGCCCAGAAGCGTCGATCTCGCCGATTATTGCCTATTGTCCACTGAGCCTTGTCAGCAGCAGCAAGCGTCCATGACGCTAAGCGTTGACACGCTGCAACCGCTTGCCGCGGCCACGCTCACCGTTGATTGGCCGCAGAGCAGTGCTACGCAACTGGTACTGAGCTTGACGGGGGTGGAAATGGAGATGGGCAATCCAAAATACATTTTGCAGCAAGTCTCGCCCGGCCACTATGTGGGCGAGTTAGTGCTGCCTGTGTGTACGTCCGACTCAATGACCTGGGCGGGGGAACTGAGTGACGGACAACATACCCTTTACCCCGCGATGAGGATGCAACGATGAGTAGAAATTGGTCACTGATTTTAGTAGTGGCATTTGTTTTAGGTTTTGGCGTAAAAAGCTATTTTGATCAGCAGCAGAAAGTTGCTCCCAAGCCCGCACCAAGTGCCGAGCAGCCAATTTTGTTTGGTGAAAACGAGCAGCCAGTCGATATTTTTGACCAGAATGATCCACGTATTCGCATCGCTTATTTTGGTTTCACTCGCTGTCCGGATGTTTGTCCAACCTCGCTTGCGATGCTCGCTGGCGCGCTCAATCAACTGGATGATGCCACCAAAGCCAAGTTGCGCCCGCTGTTTATCTCTCTCGACCCTGAGCGAGATGGCGCTAAGGCTTCCGCCGAGTACGCCCACTACTTCCACCCCATGATTGAGGGTCTGTCTGCGCCACTCGATATCACTAAATCGCTGGCTAATCGCTATGGGGTTATTTTTCGTAAAACCGAGCTGAAAGATTCACAACTCAAGTACACCTTAGACCATAGCTCCTATTTTTATTTTTTGAAGCCTGACGGCACCTTGATCACCAAAGTGCCGCACACCTTAACGCCTGCACCGATTGTGGATGCAATTAAAACCACCACACAAGGACAATAAAATGAAACTGAAAGCTTTGATGATTGGCGCACTGCTGCTTAGCCCGCTCGCACACGCCAGTAATATTATGTTCCACCATCCTTATGCGCGCGCCATGGCTCCGGGGGCGGTCAACAGCGCAGTGTTTGTCGAACTGGTTAACAATGGCGCCCAAGCGCAAACCATTGTTGCGGCTAGCACTCCGGCGGCGGGAAAAGTTGAACTGCATGATGTTATCAAGCAAGGCGATGTGATGCAGATGCGCCAGATTGAAGGCATTGAGGTTCCAGCCAATGGCAAGACGGAACTTAAACCGGGCAGTTTGCACATCATGCTGTTTGATCTGGCACAGCCGCTGAAAGAGGGCAGTGAGATCGAAGTGACAGTCACGTTTGCCAGCGGTGAGAAACAAACCTTCACCGCACCAGTGAAGAAAGTGATGGCAGGCATGAAGCACGCCAGTCATTAATGTGACAGTATGCACAAAAAGGAGCGACAACAGTCGCTCCTTTTTCTTTGCTGCGCCTATACTGCCGCTGTCTAAAACACACTGGAGGAATTCTGATGATTGTCACTAACCAACTTCAAAGGGCATTGTTGGGTTAACGGAAAGTCCGTTCACAAACCTATTTATCGCAACGAGCGACTTCTCCCCATCCCTTCTTGTTTGCCCGGTAAAACCGGGGTCATTCTATCGTAACGAACGAATTACACCCTGAATCCTAATGATTTAGTCAGGTGCTTTTGTGCACCGGGAAGATTCGCAATGAACAAAACAAGTAATCCACTTCAGCCAGCAACACTTTCTCAACTTGGCTGGAAACCTTTTTTTCAACAACAACTGACACTAGACGATTACGACGACACGCTGATTTGCCGTGTGCTTGCTCACCATCGTAGCGGGTATCAACTGGCTTGTGAGCAGGGCAGTTTTCATTTAGCCATTCATCATGTACAGCCCAAAATGACGGTTGGCGACTGGTTGTTGGTCGATGCGCAGCATCAGTTTAAACGGCTGCTGGAACGCCAGAGTGAATTGAGCCGCAAAGCGGCGGGCAGCAAAGTTGAGGAGCAATTGATTGCGGCCAATGTCGATACGCTGTTTATCGTCTGCTCGCTCAATGATGATTTTAACCTCAGTCGCATTGAGCGTTACCTTAGCGTCGCCAAGGAAGCGCACATTGAACCTGTGGTGGTACTCACTAAAGCGGATCTTTGTGTTGACGCCGAAGCGCGCATCCAACAAGTGAAGCAGTTAAGCACAACGTTGCTGGTTGAAGCGGTCAATGCACTCGATAGCCATAGCGTTGACGTGTTAAGACCGTGGTGCGCGACGGGCCGCACTGTGGCGTTTCTCGGCTCATCCGGGGTAGGAAAGTCAACCTTGACCAACTCGCTACTGGGTGATGAAACGCAACAAACGGGCGGGATTCGTGAAGACGACAGCAAAGGACGACATACCACCACCGCGCGTTCGGTGCATCTGATAGCCGGTGGCGGTATCATTATTGATACACCCGGGATGCGTGAGCTGCAGCTGGCTGATTGCGGTGAAGGGGTCAGTGAGACCTTTGCCGAAATCGAAAGTTTGGCAGAGCGCTGCCGTTTTAGTGATTGTCGACACCAGCAAGAGCCGGGTTGTGCGGTACAAAAAGCGATAGAAAATGGCACATTAGAGCTAAGACGCTATCAAAACTACCTAAAACTGCAAAAAGAGCAGGCTTACAATGCCTCAACCTTCGCTGAGCAAAGGAATCGATTGAAGCAAATAGGAAAAATGCATCGTAACGTACTCAGCGATAAGCAAAAATTAAAAGCGCCTTATTGAGTTAACTAATAACGCATCCTCTTATAGCCAAAGTGGTTAGCAAAACTGCTTTGGCTATTATTTTATTCTTCTTCCTCTTTCTTATAACAAGCTAACAACATTTTTCACCATTCATCACAACTTTGTACAAACAATCAGCCCAGAAACAAACTAAAACTAGACACAAAATATTACCCCGTTACTATAGGTACCATTCAGCACAACTATGCTGAATTTCGCTTAGTTCTATAAAATGAATAATCAAACCACCATAATTCTGATAAATGCAGGAATGATGTATGCAACATAACAGTCTTATAGCGCGATTTGCCCGTGGCAACCTCGTGCTACAGATCCTAGTCGGTATCGTCCTTGGGATCTCACTCGCCGTCGTCTCACCAAGCTCAGCCGAAAGTGTTGGCTTGCTCGGGAGCTTGTTTGTCGGTGCGTTGAAAGCGATCGCCCCAATTTTGGTCTTTATCCTTGTCGCCGCTTCCATCGCCAATCAAAAGAAGAATCAACATACCCATATGCGTCCAATCGTGGTGATGTATTTGGCGGGAACCTTTTTTGCCGCTCTGACAGCCGTTGTCTTGAGCTTCATGTTCCCAACGACACTGACCTTAGTGACAGGCGCGGAAGGGGCGAAACCCGCCGCAAGGTATTCTGGAAGTACTCAAAACCTTGCTGTTCAAGCTGGTGGATAACCCAGTTAACGCGCTAACCAATGCCAACTACATTGGTATCTTGGCTTGGGGTGTGGGCCTTGGTTTGGCGCTGCATCATGCCTCAGCAACCACCAAAGCGGTGTTTGAAGATCTCAGCCACAGCGTTTCACACATTGTGCGTTTCATCATCCGCTTGGCACCATTTGGTATTTTCGGTCTCGTTGCGTCTACTTTCGCGACCACGGGCTTTGACGCGTTGGCCGGTTACGCACACCTGTTAGTGGTACTGCTGAGCGCGATGGCGATCATCGCACTGGTGGTTAACCCAGCTATGGTTTACGTAAAAACCAAACAAAACCCATACCCGTTGGTGTTCCAGTGTCTGCGTGAAAGTGGCGTAACGGCTTTCTTTACCCGTTCAAGTGCGGCTAACATTCCAGTCAACATGGCTCTGTGTGAGAAGCTAAAACTGGACGAAGACACCTACTCGGTATCGATTCCACTAGGCGCGACCATCAACATGGCAGGTGCTGCTATTACCATCACAACACTGACTCTGGCTGCGGTACACACTATGGGTATTGAAGTGGATCTGATGACCGCAATTCTGCTCAGCGTTGTGGCGGCGGTGTCGGCTTGTGGCGCCTCTGGTGTGGCGGGTGGTTCGCTGCTTTTAATCCCGCTGGCGTGTGGTCTGTTCGGGATTTCCAACGACATCGCAATGCAAGTGGTTGCGGTTGGCTTTATTATCGGTGTTATCCAAGATTCAGCGGAAACGGCGCTTAACAGTTCAACTGACGTGGTCTTTACGGCTGCAGTGTGTGAATCAGAAGCACAAAAAGCACAGCGTTAATCTGCGCTGAGTGGCATTTGATGCCACTTTGCTCAAACCTTTCTTCCCCGGGCAATGCTCGGGGATTTTTTTATCTTCGTCCTAATACTTTTCATCCCCCCGACAGCAGATCCGCGAATAAAACCACTCGAAAACATCACTTTACCTAATTAAACAA includes these proteins:
- the putP gene encoding sodium/proline symporter PutP; amino-acid sequence: MIENSFAITGTFVAYLILMVAIGIYAYKKTSSSSDYFLGGRSLGPWPAALSAGASDMSGWLLLGLPGYAYAAGIESLWLAGGLLVGTWANWLINAKRLRTYSIQTDALTLPEFLSRRFDDKSKLIQTISAFFILLFFLFYTSSGLVAGGKLFETVFGLDYSIAVIVGTVCVVSYTLFGGFLAVSWTDLVQGLLMAAALMIVPVAVMEGGFGQLASDMHNINPELLTLWNDVKGEPLSAIAIISLVAWGLGYFGQPHILARFKATRSNRELGTARRIAVGWTALSMGGAILVGLVGLVWVNGHPGTELADGEKIFMLLVNTVFHPVIAGILLAAILAAVMSTADSQLLVSSSALAEDFYKQVFKPNASSEEIVMVGRIGVIVISVVALFLAMTPDSSVLGLVSYAWAGFGAAFGPAVVLSLYWQGMNRNGALAGIVLGGVTIVVWKQLSGGWFDVYEIVPGIILSTAAIVIVSKLTGGPAKNVVEQHKQFEQKLVELD
- a CDS encoding Lrp/AsnC family transcriptional regulator; this translates as MPGYQLDRIDLHILRILHLKGRLPVVELAKIVNLTTSPCSERVKRLEKEGYIKGYHAELNAEKLGLDVQVFIHIRLDQTSFSIFDKFAKAVADMPEIEECYSLSGDFDTMIKVRVKSMKAYQEFMSSKLGTLPGVIQTRSEVVIEEHKTGFGVNPELLSTLYQK
- a CDS encoding SCO family protein, coding for MSRNWSLILVVAFVLGFGVKSYFDQQQKVAPKPAPSAEQPILFGENEQPVDIFDQNDPRIRIAYFGFTRCPDVCPTSLAMLAGALNQLDDATKAKLRPLFISLDPERDGAKASAEYAHYFHPMIEGLSAPLDITKSLANRYGVIFRKTELKDSQLKYTLDHSSYFYFLKPDGTLITKVPHTLTPAPIVDAIKTTTQGQ
- a CDS encoding copper chaperone PCu(A)C; the protein is MKLKALMIGALLLSPLAHASNIMFHHPYARAMAPGAVNSAVFVELVNNGAQAQTIVAASTPAAGKVELHDVIKQGDVMQMRQIEGIEVPANGKTELKPGSLHIMLFDLAQPLKEGSEIEVTVTFASGEKQTFTAPVKKVMAGMKHASH
- the rsgA gene encoding ribosome small subunit-dependent GTPase A, with protein sequence MNKTSNPLQPATLSQLGWKPFFQQQLTLDDYDDTLICRVLAHHRSGYQLACEQGSFHLAIHHVQPKMTVGDWLLVDAQHQFKRLLERQSELSRKAAGSKVEEQLIAANVDTLFIVCSLNDDFNLSRIERYLSVAKEAHIEPVVVLTKADLCVDAEARIQQVKQLSTTLLVEAVNALDSHSVDVLRPWCATGRTVAFLGSSGVGKSTLTNSLLGDETQQTGGIREDDSKGRHTTTARSVHLIAGGGIIIDTPGMRELQLADCGEGVSETFAEIESLAERCRFSDCRHQQEPGCAVQKAIENGTLELRRYQNYLKLQKEQAYNASTFAEQRNRLKQIGKMHRNVLSDKQKLKAPY